AAATGAGCCACGATGCGCTTCTGCACACGTGTGTCAGCTGTCCTTATCTTACTTACAAGTGACTATTTCTCAGTTGTGTGCGTGGGTGCTCAGTTTAGTGTCCATCcctgtgtgtgggggtgtgttttttgtttttttttgtttgtttttttttgttggtgagATGCCAGCAAGGCCAGTGCAGCTATACCTACAGCCAGACAAAGTTCAACACATTTCCTGCTCCCATAATTTGGCTTCAACACAAACCAGCTTCAAAACAGGCAGCTGGCAGCAGATAACGGAGATGCAGCGAGGTGGTGGATTTCtatggaaggagaaaaaaaagcggataaaaataatgattgtgCTGATTTGTGCACATGAGACAGACCCACCAGTACTGCGCATTAGTGAAGGCTAGCAACCCCCGGGCTGCACGGCCAGTCCGCGGACATGATGTTAAACCGAGCAGCTCGCAAAGactgatttatgtgtgtgtgacagataaaatattacatttatccTGCGCTGTTTCAGCCACGTGTGTACTGGTAGCTCGTTGGTTCGCGTGTTTCCAGAAtatcaattaaaacaaactagTCCCTGGCTGCACTAACATTGGCTAGCTGtgtggctagctgttagctgctagctgctggCAGGGTCCCCGGCGTGATTTGACGCGTCAACTCCCGAAGACAAGTCCGGGGCGGACACGACGCGGAATGAGATGGATGTTTGacgaaataaaagaaaaaggaactaaaataaaaataaaaataaaagcccgATGGTGCCTCCCTCGCTTTCTTCCACACTCACGGCTTCATGTTGCAGAGGGGAACATTACTTCCAAGCGACATCAGCCATCTTGCGACTTCCTCGCGGCCCAGTGGAGTGGGAGGGAAGGTGGAGAGGAGCGGAGGGAGGAGGCGCGGCCGCGGGGCACGCTGGGAAATGGAGTCTAGTAAGCGTATCACGTCCCATTAGGACAGATGGGGTGGGGGACTGAAAAAGACTACAACTACCAGGGCGAGGGTACCGACTGTTGGACGAGGATAAAAAAGCCGGAGTAGAATTTCTCCAAGTGGCCCAGAACTGATTCAAGCCCTGAAGCTTTTATATGTCCGTAACTGATATGTTGTTTCTTGCGTATCAGCatgtatataattataaatcaaCGTCATATAACTGCTGCAGTGGTTGGTCAACACTGATACTGCTGAATACTGAATACAGCATTGGAAATATAAGTTatgggaagaaaaaataaataaaaatcaaacattaaatagCCGTTAAAAGAATAATGATTTAGTGGTGTAACAGGTAGAATGGCGACGTCCCAACAGTGCATGTTTaatcgtgtgtgtgtatgtcgcCTCCCTGTGGTTCAGCACAGTGTTGTCGGGAGGAAAAAGTgccacgaaaaaaaaaaatgggggaaCAAACCAGAAACTAACTAGGCCACCGGGCCCTGGAGGCTGTCTGTCAGAGTTGCCATGGCGACACGAAGCTAGTTCGATGGAATCCAACTCCACCGTGTCTGTCTGCATcctctctggaaaaaaaaaaaatgtgtgtgtgtgtgagagagagagattaactGTGAGCGCGCAGCACGCCCCCGCCCCCATGGCCTTCATCCATCCCCGGGGAGAGTGAACGTGATGGCCCGGTCAGTGCGCTCCCTCTGCGGAGCACTGAAGCTCGTGTCCAGCAACCGTTTAACCAGGGTAGGAGCAGCTTCTGAGTTCACCAGCAGATAGATGATAATAgtactcttgttttttttgttttttaaacatttgaagttGCTTTACGGTGCTGGTTAGTTTGGTAGACCAGTGGTGAGCGAGGCTAAGCTGATTAAAGGCTGGTTGGCTGAGCAAGCCTGGTTAATGTCGCTGTCCTTTCAGCACCACTTTGTCATCTTCATTTGACCTGGAAGTCCCTGCAGACTGAGAGAAAATGTACTTGTAGTTTtgcagcatttcatttttttttttggttaaaattgTGAATGCATAATTTAACTagtgtcattaaatatttaaacactaTTACAAAAGGGACGCCGTCGACCAGTGGTGGTACAATATTCAGGGCTTTTACTTCAATAGAATTAGCAATACAAAAGTGTAAACATACTATTAAAAGCCCTGCATTCATAATCTTATGTAGTAAAAGTATTTGCATCTTAATGGTCGTTTAGTACAACAATTGAAAGTAGCCTACTCAATATGCATAACGGCCTATTTCCGGATATTATATACTCAAATATATCACTGGATTATAATGAGGGACGCATTAATGTGGTCATTACTAATTTTGCAGGTATTACAGAAGGCGACTAtgtaaaatactttatatataatgCTGGGAGgcttaatttataataatacacgATTATTCATTAGTTGATGATACcttgtattaataatctgaatatgcaaagtaactcattttgtaaaataaatgtagtggagtaaaagtacaatagtgGCTTCCAAAATGCAGTAGagtggaagtataaagtagcatttaACGGAAATACCAATGTAAAGTACAAGtgcctcaaaattgtacttaagtgcaGTATTTGAGGGAATgtactaacattcattcactgGCTAATAGTTACCAGTTTACAACTTCTCCTCCCCACTGAAAATACATAACATGTATTTGCTGTAGGTAAAACATTGAATTTAGCCTATTACAGGAACAGATAAACAGCAATTTTACAGGATAGActtatgacattttacagatttacCCACATTAACAACAACCTTATTAAATTTGCAAAGCTTGTTGCATGTTACCAATAATTTCATATAATTAGATTAAACTCTTTTAGATTAGGctaaactttattgtcattgcacagagtacaagtatgAGAGAACAAAATGCAGTGAAGCATccaaccagaagtgcaaaaaatcCATAAAGCGCAGAgtaatgtacatatatatggtgaataaatacaatacaaattataatgataaatataaataatgaacaaTAAAGGGTAGATAAGACAGACAAGACAACAGATCAGTCATCTTCTCTGCAAATAACCACCTTTTCTCTGTATTCTCAGGTTTCTGTTGCAGCTACATGTCATCAGAGACACAAGCACACTTACACAGTGAGTTGTTCAGCATACAGGATTGTAGGGAGCCTAACACACACCTTGTTGACCTTATAACCTTATAACCCCCCACAGACTTAAAGGAttcccaaaacaaacatgtcaacatTTCTTTACTGCTTGTCCACATGAGTACCAAAATTGTTTTGTCCCatcaatgtgtttgtgatgcCACCAGGAAGCTGCTGGTCTGCATGtgtcttctccctcctctttgtCCTTCTAACCtccctgttttctctcctgcGTTCTGAATCCCTACTTTCTCAATCCACCCACACCAGACCATAGTGAGTATGGCTGCTTccgacacaaacatacagacgtGTAGCATATGTCTTATAAGAACTTATCAGACTTGATAAAAGATTACAAGTTAGTGTCTTTGTAATAGTTAAGAGTCTGTAGTTTTGTTGAGCATCTACTGGGTTGTATCGGGAGCAGTTAgaatttctgtgtttgtgtatgtgtgtgtgttacagcctCCACCAGCGAGGTATGGAGGCAGGCACACTGTGACTCTGATTCCCGGTGATGGCATCGGACCAGAGCTGGCCAACCATGTGTGTGAACTTTTTCGGTgagatttcacacacacacacacacacacacgcagtgtTTTAATTAAGTCAGTAACAAGACTCATACTGTTCAGTCACTACATGACTCAGCTCCGTCATATTGAAGTGATCTCCATCTGTTCTCTATTATCAGGTTCTGCTGTGTGCCAGTGGACTTTGAGGTTGTCAGTGTGGACTCATCCATGGCCTCAGAGGATGACATCGATAATGCTATAATGGCTATCAGACGCAATGGAGTTGCATTAAAAGGTAAGTGCTTTATATCAAACATGTCCGTACAAAGGCCCTGAAAATCTGTCACTGTTCATGTAAGTCAGAAAAAGATCATTATGATAATGCCCAGCTAGCTAAACATAATGCAGTCTAATATAACAGGCAATGAATCCTAGAAtgctgtttgtgttgctgcaggactaataaaggattatcttgtcttatcttatcttatcttgaacTGTGTTGCATTATACAGAGGactgtttctgttatttacCCTCCCTAGTGATACAAACAGAGTCGACAAAGAGGAAAGCTTAATAGGATCACGGAAGTGATTAGGTTTCATCCCccaggggaacatgaatatctttattaaattgtattgcAATCTATCAAAtagttgttcagtttttttgtctgaacCAAGGACCAACCAACCGAAGGACCGACATCAACAGACCAACGCTGAGATTGTCACTaaggatttaaagaaaaatgacattgcAGATGACAAGAATGAAAACACCTTACttgaatgatttatttacaaCCAGTCAAGAATAGAAAATGCTAAAACGTTATTTTCgatttttggcatttttaaagCGAAGAGACATTCTGCTATATGGAGTTTGGTTAATGTCTCTATTCTAGATGTCAGACCTTAGatttaactttgtttgtttatccagGTAACATTGAGACCAACCACAACTTGCCTCCATCCTACAAGTCCAGGAACAACCTGCTCCGGTAAGTTTTTCATTACTTTCAGCACACCTTGGCTCTTTGTGCTTCTTCTCATATTCCATCTATCTATCACCATCTTTCTGCATCTCCATCCATCTAATATATccttctcttttgttctcttcccctcatcctccctctgcAGCACCACTCTGGATCTGTATGCCAATGTGATGCACTGCCAGTCTCTACCAGGAGTGAGGACACGCCACAGGAACATAGATATCATGACCATcagggagaacacagagggagagtacAGCAGCCTGGAGcacgaggtgtgtgtgtgtgtgtgtgtgtgtttataatcGCTTTGTTtgtgaaatcaaatcaaaacaaatccGGCCTCCAtgcatctcttcctctctgtctctctgcagaatGTACCAGGCGTTGTTGAATGTCTGAAGATCATCACCAGGGCCAAATCTTTGCGCATAGCTGATTACGCATTCAGAACTGCTCGGGCCAAAGGACGCAGACGGGTCACTGCTGTACACAAAGCTAATATCATGTCAGTCTTCTCATGGCTCAAAGGCCCAGAATCTGcctgtttttattcatctttctctataaaaacacatgatacatcttaatgtgtgtgtttgagcaggaAGTTGGGTGATGGCCTCTTCCTGGAGTGCTGTAAAGAGGTTGCCAGCGGTTACCCTGACATCACTTTTGACAGCATGATTGTGGACAACACTACCATGCAGGTAGTTACAGCATGTCTTCCCCCTGTTTCTATATTCAATCTGAAGGCTTACATTGaatgatgtttaaaaatataaagagtTTCTACAGTTTCATGATCGTTGCTTATACTTGCATAATACTTCCGAGCCCAGTCTCATGCTGTCCCCCTTATTCACAGTTGAAGAAACAAACTTCGTTACGCAAAAATGTAACAGTATTCTGAGATtatgtttgatttgtgtgtgttagctggTTTCCAGGCCCCAGCAGTTCGATGTGATGGTCATGCCCAATCTGTATGGCAACGTCGTTAGCAATGTGTGTGCTGGGCTCGTTGGTGGACCAGGCCTGGTTCCTGGAGCAAACTATGGAGAGGACTACGCCGTGTTTGAGACGGTGAGAGGATACACATCAAACAAGAGGGAAAGGGACGATTAAGAGAGTGAGAAACGGccaagagaaaaacacaatgacGATACGATGGAAGTCTCTTAAACTTGCATGGCTACAAGGGCAGTACATctagctgtaaacacaacacaatatgGCAACGTGTTAGCAAATGGTTAAACATCCAGCAAAAGTAAAGCATCTCACTAGCATTTATTTGCAGTTGTGTTATTGCCACCTGCTGAATGTCCAgtattcactctcctttaagTTCTGTTTTGCTCttcaccaactcctgagggaaatatctggctcttaagctgctaaatgctccactatgtccaccagctagtcgcttactgtgtctgtctgtaatttggtgctgggcaggtagtgtacaatgggtttattagtttattaataattaataaatactcAGATGTTAAAGCTGCTACATCCTTAGATGTTCTTCCATCTATATATTCAACATGTTGTTCTACGTGCAGGGCACCAGGAACACCGGGAAGAGCATCGCTAACAGCAACACAGCCAACCCGACGGCCATGCTGCTGGCCTCCTGCCTGCTGCTGGATCACCTGAAGCTCCATGCCTACGCCAGCATGATCCGCAGAGGCATCCTCTCCACCGTCTCTGAGACTCGGGTACAATCACATCACACGCGTCCAAATCTGACTGatggcaaaaataaaatgaatagagAATATTCTGATCCCattgttttgtcatttcctTTGTCCTCCAGCTTCACACTGCTGACCTGGGAGGCCAAGGCTCCACCTCAGAAGTGGTCCAGTCCGTCATGAACGCGGTTCAGAGCACCGGGCCCCAGACTATGAGCCTCTAGAACAAACATACTCCACCTCTTTCCCTCTTCAGAGTGTGTATAATAGTGTGCCTCTCTTTAGTAGGTCTTCTATGCATATATAACAATAGCACCTCTTTGATAGTTATACTGACATGAAATGTAATGGTTTTTATCTTAGCAGAGTTTACTCATCTTGAGCACTTTGTTTGGATCTATACTTTACCTGAACCGACCATCATCATGTTTACTGTATGTAACAGTACACTGTTTTCTGTTACACCCAAATCCTTTCCATGTTAATTAGTTAGTTTCTTGTATTAATTTTGACGTGAAACCAGTTATTCTTCATGCATTTAACTTATTTACACTGTCTACTGAAACACTGGCGTCTTACTACTGAATGTATTGGGCTCTTGTAAAGTTAGTAAAGCTAATAAAACCCATGTCTGCGTAGTTTATTTCCAGAATTGTATGTGctaatacaaacatatattaatGCTTGAAGCATTGGCTTGTCTAGACCACAGGGAGGCCTCATTGTCTTGTGTGATCCCTACATTCAGTTTGTTGTGACTAAGGGCAGTGTTTTAGCAGTAGTAGTTGTCCTGAAACAACAATTTAGCATTATCTGTTAAGGTTAATTCAAgtatgatagtaaactgaacaGACTtctaagaaacaaaaaactccATGTGACATCAATTTGGCCGCAGCCAAGCAACTTTTTTCTCTGGtaaatgcttttattctgaTGCATTCTgagtcctcctccctcctctcgtACCCTTTGGATAAAGGTGACCCTATCCTTtgtgaaattagaaaaaataaactcCCCATTTGTGTCTCTACTGTcaaatattctaaaataaaatctaaagtAAAATTTGGCTTCAATCTGAAGACACCTGTAGTGCTTTGGTTGATTAAATAGTTGCCTTCATTGCCATATATGGGAAAATTTCAAacaatttttaatttctttattttatatttcttgacATTTGGAACAATGTCCACTTGCCCTCAAGGTTGAACCAAatagattttggtggtcaaaggtcgtATTTCTAGTTTAGCAACCTAACAATGACCCAATTGTTTCCTGATTCTTGTTCATCACTTGctattttaaagaaattcaGATTTGTCAttagatatttaaaatgaacGAACTATTGCAAGTACTGAATACAAGAAAGGAATACATAAACAGCCCAATTTAGAATTCAGTTATTGATAATTATGATCACTTTCAGAGCATTGCATGGTCAGACACCTGCCTACATTAAAGAGCTACTGCAGCCCTACATCAGCAACAGGTTTATGCGGTCCTCAGATCACAAATGGAGACTCCTAAACTGTCTCTCATTGGTATTAAGATCAATGGACACAGTGGACACCTTAAAAAAGCAGCTCAAGACCCATTTATTTAGAATTTCTTGTGTTTAGTTTCTTCTATGCTTTTAACTTGATATCTGCATATCTTTGAA
The sequence above is a segment of the Anoplopoma fimbria isolate UVic2021 breed Golden Eagle Sablefish chromosome 12, Afim_UVic_2022, whole genome shotgun sequence genome. Coding sequences within it:
- the LOC129100132 gene encoding isocitrate dehydrogenase [NAD] subunit gamma, mitochondrial-like is translated as MARSVRSLCGALKLVSSNRLTRVSVAATCHQRHKHTYTTIPPPARYGGRHTVTLIPGDGIGPELANHVCELFRFCCVPVDFEVVSVDSSMASEDDIDNAIMAIRRNGVALKGNIETNHNLPPSYKSRNNLLRTTLDLYANVMHCQSLPGVRTRHRNIDIMTIRENTEGEYSSLEHENVPGVVECLKIITRAKSLRIADYAFRTARAKGRRRVTAVHKANIMKLGDGLFLECCKEVASGYPDITFDSMIVDNTTMQLVSRPQQFDVMVMPNLYGNVVSNVCAGLVGGPGLVPGANYGEDYAVFETGTRNTGKSIANSNTANPTAMLLASCLLLDHLKLHAYASMIRRGILSTVSETRLHTADLGGQGSTSEVVQSVMNAVQSTGPQTMSL